In Diabrotica undecimpunctata isolate CICGRU chromosome 9, icDiaUnde3, whole genome shotgun sequence, the DNA window TAATAAGTAATAAACAAgtattaaaaattacttttaatttattaaatcaaataaatttataattaaatcaaACATATAACCTATGCTTTAATATGtctaattaaacttaaaaattctcCAATATTCATATACAAATTATCAATGCTTATTATGACTTAACTAAATTTTATATCTATTATAAAAGCGAATAGCTGAACAAAATGTTGAAAGAATCAAATTAGTTATGATCGTTACAAGTGGGGTTGAAAGTCCTTTTTTATTGTATATCATACTGATCTTTTATTAACACAATTTTTCTATTATATCCTTTTCTCTTCCGACTGAGCTCTGACCATCTACTGCTCATATTCTTGAATGCTTCACACACCCCTGTTCTCCTCAGTTGGTTAAAGTCTCTCACACACACTAACGCTACTTCAGTTTCTCTAAAACACCTCCTGGATAAACAGCTATCCCACAGGAACACACTTTCTTACTAATTGAAAGGATTTTCACTTTATAAATTTAGCACTACATATATGCTACACTTGTTTTCCTTACTACAGGATGTAAATTCCGCTTTGAATTGCTACTACTCCTTTGGCTTGTTCCACAGACACATCAAACACTATAcaccatttttatttataagcaaCTCTGCTCACTCTTACTGCAGGCTATGGAGCAACAAAACAACCAGCTTCTTCAGAACTTCAGAACACAGTAAAACCTCCTCCGTCATCGCAAAATCGGCTTGGCGTTGTTTCGCTCTACCTTCTAAATCTACCAATCAGATTCTAGCTTTATACACTCCACACCTTAAATTCCAACCAATCGCATTTCATACTTTCTCAGTAAACAAACTAGCTGTCGTCATGACCTTATATCATGATGGTATTTCCAATTTCATAAATAAttcatttctttttgtttataagtCCCGATATAACAATATAACTAAACATCAAGATTATTATCTACCATCATCTTGGACGAAAAGCTTTCttcttactttcaaaattctgtgtacaaaagatttctattttgtgtttaaAGAATTCCTATACCTGTGCCTTTGATGTTTATTAAAAACCGACTATTGCTATAATATCGATATTTACCTGATTTATCATAGCATTACTCGTTTTTATCTATTTGGTTTTACAAAAAtaatgtttctatttatttattaaatcgagTTTATTGGACgatgaaattaaatttatattatgatctttaaatattttataccaaTTCAAACCATAACAACTTATCCGCCTGATGACAACACAAAATTTTCTGcatattcaaaaaaaattttctaGTCAACAAATAACTTTAAGCATTATTACTATTGTttataattcttaaattttacttttattcttacaacaaaaaaaacctttatttaaattatatctaTTAATGGTACTTATACATATCATGAATATTAAAAATCCCTCTGATTTTTCAGAATCCACATGCCTCAAAACATAGCAATTTACATCGTTTTCATTCTTTACCGCGTATGGACCTTTAAAAACTGGCATTAACTTTGCGCAAATGTTGTTGGTGGGGTTTGATAGTCTCAATGCCCTTACCAAGACATTTTCACCAACCTGAAAGGTAACGGGCATTCTTTTCCTTTTGCAGTCTTGTCTTTTGGGGTATTTTTCTTTGCTCCTTTGCAGCCTCTTCTGCATCAGTTCCAGGACCTGCTTATATTCTCGAAGCTCTGTGTCTTTCCACGGCCTCACCGGCAACTTTTGTTGTATAATGTATTCGGGTGTTTCTTTTGTGACTGTAGTAGGGATTGTGTTTAGGTAATTTTCTATTTCAGCTAATTTTCTGTCCCAAATCTTATGTTGTCCATCTGTAGCAATGCGAAGGAATTTTGTAACGTCTTGTATGAATCGCTCCAAAGGATTGCTCTGAGGGTGTCGGATGCTgacaaaatttgtttttatttctctttCCCTGAGCGGTCCTTTAAAACGGTCGTTCTCGAAGTACGTATCATTGTCCAACAAAATCTTCTTGGGCGTTTCTACATTGGCTATAAATTCgtctatttttttataatttcttttccCTTCGTCGTACGACAACTATATAACTTTACGTATTTCGAAAACACTTCTACCATCACCAGACTATGCTTGTTTCTTTGGGAAGTTATGATTAAATTACTCAACGTATCGATTGTCcctatatttaatttatttccatGTAATTGCCATCTAAATTTTCTATGATTTTCTATGCTAATCTCGGTGTTATCAAATACAATTCTTTTGCTTGGATTCTTTTGAAGAAAAGATCATCTTCTCTCTCTACCCTTCTTTTCACCTTTTTCTCCAAACCTTCTTGACCCATTCTTATTTCCTTTAGCGAGAAAATCCTATCTTCTTGTGACAAACGGTTTATACCTATATGCAACGCGATCGtatccttttttcctgtatcttcatCCCTAGTTAGCGCATCGGCTATGATGTTGTCCTTTCCTTTAATGTATTTAAACTCAAAGTTATATTCTTGTAATAACAAAATGCCTTGATGGATTATATCGTTTACTAATCTATTCTTCATTATGTGCACTAACGCGGCATGATCTGTCTCAATTATAAATTTCGCACCCAACAGATAGAATCGTAGCTTCTGGACATAAAATAGTACACTCGCGAATTCAAGTTCATTAACGCTATATTTCCTTTTATGAGTCTTCATCACTCTAGATACAAAACATATTGATACTTCCTGTTCATTCTGTATCTGTGATAGTACCCCTGGAAACTTGTGAAACAGTGGAAGGACTGTTCTAAGAATAAACGGGTTGATTGTAAATGGGATGATACATTTTGATTTCTTTCAAGcactcttcttttaatttagagaACGCTTTTTTTGTTCCTCTTTCCAGCTCCATTTGAttcctttttttaagtttaattagcGGTATTTTCTTCTCACTTATGCCTGggtttaacttcttaaaataattcaCCATTCCGAGAAATTCTCTcaaagttttcaaatttttcggtcTCGGATAATCATTTATGATTTTTACTCGGTTTTCCGCCAGAGTAATTCCGCTAGTGTTTAgtttaaaacccaaataaattacccccttttgaaaaaattgtcaTTTTTCTATGTTGAGCTTTAACCCGCCCTTATCCAATTCTGTCAAAACAATTTCAATATGTTTCAAATGGCTCTGCGTATccgaaaaaaaaattagtaaatcgTCGACATAATGTACGATAAAGTCTTCATGTCGGTTGAGAATAGTATGCAACGCTCTCACCAGTGCCGCACATACACTTTGCAGACCAAAGGACACTACCTTAAAACGATATACTATCTCATCAATTGAAAAAGCGGTGTAATTTCGGCATTTTGTTGCTATTAGGGAATCAACcaaaaattgtgttttaattcaattttggaaaaaatatgGGACCCAGTTATTCTTTCAAAAATGCGGTGATCCATATTGAGATATTGTATGTTGATATTTCGCGCATCTAAACATAGCCTCAATTCACCATTGCGTTTAACCTTTAACATTGTCTCTATTTTATTTTTCACATcttgtcgatatttatatggAATCGAGTATGTCTTTGACCgaaaattttctaaatttttaactTCAAATGAATGCTTGTATTTTCTGGccactctgttttcctcatttattgaattttcatatttttttaaaattaaacggaTCTTCTTTTGCTGTCCTTGTCCACAAATTAGTTCTCGTTCGTCCTCTTAGTTTATAGTGTATTCTGTCTCCTCGTCTTTAAACATCCCATTTTCAAATACCATTGTTTCGACTCTATTTTCTGTATTTTCGACTATGTTCATCTCTTTCCATGTATCTCATCTGTGAATGTTTTCTCTTATCCTTCTCTCTTCTTCTTCTGGACTCGTCTCTTTGGAAGAATTCCAGGCAATCATATTGTCaaaattctttttttcttcttctttgcgCATCTCGTACGTGGAATGCCGTTCATACATTTTTCTTaaccttttcttttcttcttctgggctcatctcttTCGAGGAATGTCCTGTTTTAATTTCTTCTaccctttccttttttcttcgCTTGTATTTATCTATTCTGGGGAGTTTCAGTCAATaaattcttttgtttttctttgattgcgtcttcttctgcttctttgTCCCTGTTTTATTGCAAGTTTATTTCTACCACATTTTTTTTATCCACTTTATTCGTATTCCTTTTATCATAATCCTTGTccttattcaattttttttaattctctaccactttatctttaatttttggttttttttctttttaaaatccaTCACTACATAGTTTTTTGACAATTTGTCTACGCCTACTATCATATTATGTGACATATTAGGTACGAGCACACATTGTAGTGAAAAATACTTTTTTCCCAGTCTTACCTTAATTCGTAtgccttcatttattgttgccaatgttcGTTTGTTCGCGCCCACTAagttcaccctaggtattttgtaaattaaatttgtcacCAGCGGTATTTCATATCCTCaatctctcaaaaatttaatagGTATTTCATTGATAAATCCCAtcacaaaatttaaatttgatcCATTTTCTTTTTCCTTGTGTCCTAACAGTTttataaattccttggggtggcAAAAAATTTCGGTTTGCTTCTTCGtatttagtgagcgccttcgtgaataCCCTCATGTTGTCTTTCTGTTTTTCTGCTGTCATCACATTGTCTCTCTTTCACATACTCTTCTACTGCCGTGTTATTTACTTCTCTTCTTACTTCTATTGGCCTTTCTAAGTTGTATATGTTGTCCCGAAAATCTTGTTTCTTTGTTTTCCTGTAATTGTTATTTTCCCTAGAATTTGTATACGTGTTCCTATTACGATTTTCCCTGAGTCTGTTCCATTGTTGGTTCCTTCCGTTTTCTCGGTTCTCATATTCTTTTCTCGGGATAAATACCTTTGTATTTCTGCGTTACTTGCGTTATTCTCGCTTTTCTGTCTCGTAGACGCGATTCTCTTACTTACAGGAACTGACACAGACTATTAATATCTTTGTAATTTTGCCAAGTAACCTGATCTTCGAAGGTCTCTTCAAAATGTCTTGCAATTAGTTCTACCGATTGTTCTGATTGAATAATTATATTCCAAATGTTTGGTGTTGTTGTAGATGTTTAAtacatatgttttttctgatactTCTTTTTTGTAGTTATATCTTCCATTCTGAAGTTTCTTGTTAATTTTCGGTTGCTGGATTTTGCCccaaaaataatttgaaaattatttttcaaaattttcttctaTTGAATTCCTCTTTTTAGTGTCAAACCATAGGCTCGCTTTATCTTTGAGATGGTATCTGATAATTTCTTTACACGCTTCGAAATTTTccaaatattgtaatttttttcttaaatttttaataaatggaacCGGGTATGTTTTTCTCACATCCCCGTCAAAATGGATTTTAACCTCCCCTGTGTTTtgtataattattttctttttttctccaACATATTTTTGCATCTTAATTTCAGCAGTTTGTTTTTCGTTCCTTTTAATTCTTTCTTCTATTTCTCGCTTGTCTTCTTGTATTGAGTTTTCAAATTTGCTTTCTAAATCTTCTAAATTTTCTCTCTGGGCAGTCTTGATTTCCTTCAAGtattttttaacttcttttatcTCTATTTCCTGATTCTCGCTTTTTCCTATAATCTCTTCAAGTTTCTGTACCATTTCCTTCTTGACACTctctatatttttgtttttttcttctatTGCCTTTTTTGCCTCCTGTTGATATTCATTCatggtttgttttgtttcttgttgatttttttttcattgctTGTTTGGTTTCCTGTTGATTTACTTGCATCAGTTGTAaaattttctctattcctgataattcctAACTTTCTGTCTCTACCGTTGTCGTTGCTAAAATTCTCTTCTTGTTTTATAATTTCTTCTTGTCTTTggtttttcttgattttattcctagtaccataaattttgtttttatttaataaatattattcccCGTCAgatatgaaatttttatttaatgaaaTCTCCTCGTCGGATgccaaaactttaaaattttctcGATTTGTTGTAAATACGACAATTTTTTATTCTCACCAatataaattatcaaaaataaaactgtttataaaattttatcaaatgtcaataaaattttcAAATGACGTTGTTATAATTTGTAAATATCAATAAAACTAGCATACAGAAATGGCATATatccaaaaataattttattttgaccAATAAATTTCTCAACCATCTGTGAATTTCTTTTCCAATTGCCTTTCTTCTAAAATGCAACTATAACTTTTTTAattgccccacgttgggcgccaattatTATGAATTGCAAATTATGACTCttatgatattttttaaacttgAATTGGCTTTAGGCTTAATTTTGCAAACAAATATATTtctcttaattaatttttaatctcaGGGCTATTTTTTATCGTTAATTTTCTTACGTggctttaaataaatatctatacTATTGAAATTGAGGGAGAAATTGAcaataagaaaataaatgaaaataaataaatttgtgataataaattatgaaacaatttttaaaaattacttccaatttattaaatcaaataaatttataattaaaccaaACATATAACCTATGCTTTAATAcgtataattaatttttttttctattgtaaactCTGGTACTGCCGACGAATgtagaacattgattgaattgaatttgttttgattatttatgTAGTGACGTCTTTTCTGGTACACTTGATTGTTACCGGTAATGGATAGAAAATAGTTAGaaaccataaatttcggtcaatatCTTGCACATTGTAAGTTTTTGCCAAGAGCATTGACATTTGACAAGTTTTTGGCAGAAcgctgagaggtttcaaaagctgtGCTTTACATCTGGCATCGGCatctatgggatacggaagaatgtctgtacacattctttgcTTTTGACTGATCTGTTTGCATTTTTTGGTGTCTATGGGTAATaaatgaaattgaatcatcaccTCGCAGTCTATACATATTTATGTACAGTTGAAAGTACATGATAAAAACCAGTTTGATTGTCTAATATTggtattaattataattaatatagtgtgtatatttcgggatcaactaattaaagttttattatatcaATATACTGAGTTATATTTGACATATACGTGGGCAGAGGCAATACATTTTTTGCAATGACTGTGAGATTCCTTTCAATGAGTCCATTAAATCTATGGGTggaataatagaactatgtagaatttgcatTCGAGACAATGTTAGAATTTAagatatcatttaaataattttttaaaaatacgtagctttccattagGGCGCGTACATATCTGGCGAACGCATGTGGCCGAAGCATTGTGACCGACCAAACGTTTTTGGTAAATGTGTACACCCCAACAAACGATAGCAAACGCATATGTTTGCATTCGCTAGAGTTCGCTCACCGGGCGATACATCAAAAGAAAATTGAAGAACGAATTCTTTTGGCTGTGTTCAGTGTGTACGCTTCCGAGTGAAAGTGTCGAACTTCGTCGATTTTgttctgatttttttaatttgcaataaTGAAGCGGACTAATTCTTCTTGTTTAAAACTTTATAACTTAACTTTAAAActtaacaatcaaaggaaaggataaattcaaatacctagggttcataatcacgaaaaaggcaacaacagaggaagaaattacacaaagattaggacaaacaagaacagcaatccgacaacttaactcagtatggtgggatagacacctaaatatgaagacaaaaacgcagatttataaaacattagtgcgaagtattatgacatatggggccgaaaattggatcataaacaagaaaaacagcagtaagataatagcaacagagatggaatgcctgcgaagatgctgcagagtaacaagaatggataggagaagtaatgacgaaataaagcaaagaacatcaatagaaacagacatactaacatatatagaacaaaaaagactaaagtggtatggacatgtaagaagagctagcgacagcagatggataaaaagaataaccgaatggagccccataggaaggaggaaaagaggacgaccccgaaaatcctggaggaacgaagtagacgacgccatgagtaagagaggactaaacgatggagaatggaacaacagagagagatggaaacggttgagcgagggaaggcagtgaatactgtagaatccctaaatatatatatataaaactttattggtttataTCAAGAGCGGGAAATTTTATGGCAGCCAGtgcattattttatttaataaccaTTCAAAATCAGTAGATTTTAttcaacaaaaatttaaaaaagcccGTATTCCATTTTAGCTTTTAGATCATTAAATAAGTCTATCGCTCTATACCAACTTCTGTTTCTGAACAATTATGTCTACCAGCACCGTTTCCATCGTTTTTTTGGGGAAGTCTTTCACTGTTTCAGCCTCCACCCCACTAATATTAAGATACAACGCACTTGCAATAATTATATCCTCATCCGATgtcatttttacaatttaaatcaaataaataactgCCGCTTCATGAATCGCCAGAAATACCCGCGAAACTGATCGAATGACTGCAAACTGCAAATGAATTCGTtcaagctggatttatagtttgacggactgtagacgCAGACGCACTGGAAAAAGATCAACATAGACTTTTGTGTACTCCtatttataaatgaacgtaaaCGCATGACGGGACGTAAGCGAAACGCACTGTAACGGAAGAGTTGGTGAACTTTCATCTTTTACAGTGCGTTACTTGCGTCTGGCCaatcaaaagaaataattttgTGTTGTCAATTGTCAACCAAAGCGAACTGTCTGGCCCGCCTTCGCCTTCCATTttggttttgtaaagttgtttacatatatgtttgttgtttatattttcgaattttgttgattatttgatACAATGGAGGGTAAGTTaataatttacaaataataaaaggTTATCATAgtataatttcaatatttcagatAAATATGAGTTGTTAATTGGTCTAATTCGGGGTTACCCACACATTTACGATAAATCCAATAATCACTTTAAAGACCAAGAAATGAAACGAAACAGTTGGAAAAAAATTTCCGAAGAACTTCAAATGTCCGGTATGTTTATCTTGTGTTATTCGAAGTAAACTGCCTAATTGCAGTTTTGTACTACTATAAAtgtgtttttttgcattatactTTTTCAGTGAAAGATTGCCAGAGAATTTGGATAAATTTACGAAATAAGTATGGAAGGGAGAAAAAAGCGTTGCCTTCTGGTTCCGGAGCTCCTGTTACCCCACAATGGGAGTACTTTGATTCAATGTTATTTCTAAATAAATACATTAAGCCCAGAAAGTAAGTACAGAATTACTTAAACATGTATTTTTGACCATAGATCACGAAAATGATTTGTGGCCTTAAAGAGACTATatcttaaacaaatacaaatttCTGACAAAAAATTCAAACATTTTTTTCGTGATCTACTGCCAAAAATACGTAAGTATAAAAAATGTCATGAGCATCAAGATGGAACAGAGAAAGTAAAAAATTGCCCCAACTTTTTAGTACACATACAACAACAGAAGAAGCCCTAAATCAACATGCTCCACCTTTACAATCACCGGTTTTTGACTCATCAAGCTGCTCCAGTGCATGGTCAAATTCCACAATAATTGAAAGCACCTTAGACACAGGTCTGACAGAGGATTGTAATATGGAAATGTCTCCACATTCTATAtacgaagaaaatattattaTCCAGATGGAAGAGACAGAGGATCAAAGAGTGACTGTAAATTCAGAAAAGGTGCAGGTTGCTGATAAATGTGAggcttaattttaattaaaatgattcCACTTACTTGTGCCaagtaattttgtaaaaaaaatccaATAATAATTAATAGGAGGTTACATTAGTAAACACTACAAAAAATATTGAGCATTTTcgattataaatttaataatttattaattgaaagttttttaattaaagttttcaaagtgttttttaattttattctgaaTTATGGGTAACAGCTTGGGaatctaatttcatattcaaaggAACATTAAGATCTCTCCATATTTTGACCAGTGTGTCAGGTTGTAGATTGCAGAGTATATCAGACTGACCCAGTATCCatgaaaaaagtattttaaacttGTTTCTTACTTGCAGATGAAATAAGATTTTTGTTTTAAGGCACCAATAATCTACTGTAGCAGAAATCTTGCTATTATTAattttagatatattattaaaAGAACCAACTctgatattatttatatttgttgacTCAAACACAAAAAACGGGCCaacatattttttagaataaatattaaCAATTGAATTTAATTTATTCTGTCAAAATTATACACACAAAATCAGTCGGGTAGGTAGGTCAAATATATTTGACCTAAATGCATTGAAATTCAGGTACTGCcatctattaaaaaaatgttaaatgttcttttataaatgtttattttatataatataaatacattTTCATTGGATTTAATACATTGTGTtcattatagaaaaaaataaaaagaaaaaaaaacttaaatggaCTTGACGACCCATCTCTTGAGATAATTGATGCTGCTAAATCCATCACTCAACATTTAAAAAATCTTACTGGTCAGAAGAAAGAACCAAAAACTTCAGCAGATACCTTGGGGGAGTATATTGCTAGTGTTTTAAAAGAAATGACTCCGGAgcagcaaaaaaataaaagacgaaGACTTCTTGAAGTTTTAGAAGACGATGATTAGATATTacgtaaaatttttgtaaatattatcttttaataaaaaattttatttaatttttatttgttggttaataaaattaattaaaatcaaacTAACAAAGTAACCTATCATATTACAcccataaaataattaattaatcaatcttacaatataccaGGGTCAgcaaaagaacaggtctgatattattctacattatgataataaaattattactaagtcttgtgatattgctaattgtgatattgctaattcgtttgcctcatattttgctacaattacagaatataatcttcaaactcattttggcacattgttgtcttcttcttgtactacctcaaaaatgtgtacctaacaaaacatttttctttttacgcgtaactccaattgaaataaCAAATACAATtgatcaactaaaaaataaggCTAGTACTGCCTATATATCTACAAATGTTTATGTAAAAGAGaaaatcaatacatttccagtaaatttagacaatcactattacaatacaagaagtgctgaatctttacgagttcctacACAGAATATCccaatttcaaaattgcttcagatatatggggCT includes these proteins:
- the LOC140450162 gene encoding uncharacterized protein, with the translated sequence MEDKYELLIGLIRGYPHIYDKSNNHFKDQEMKRNSWKKISEELQMSVKDCQRIWINLRNKYGREKKALPSGSGAPVTPQWEYFDSMLFLNKYIKPRNTHTTTEEALNQHAPPLQSPVFDSSSCSSAWSNSTIIESTLDTGLTEDCNMEMSPHSIYEENIIIQMEETEDQRVTVNSEKVQVADK